The sequence below is a genomic window from Mycobacterium sp. ITM-2016-00316.
CCTGCCACTCACGATCTTCGCGGTGTCACGTGCCATGCAGCGCAATCCCGAAGCGGTGGCGGCGTTCTCGGAGCTGGGCCACGAGATCGCCTGTCATGGGCTGCGCTGGAAGTCCTATCAGCTGATCGGCGAGGACACCGAACGCGCCCATATGGCCGAGGCCATACAGATCCTGACCGAACTGACCGGCTCGGCGCCGCTGGGCTGGTACACCGGCCGGGATTCCCCGCACACCCGCGAGCTGGTGGTGGAGCACGGCGGGTTCGCCTATGACTCGGATTCCTATGCCGACGACCTGCCGTACTGGGTAAAGGTGCGCGACACCGATCATCTGGTGGTGCCCTACACCCTGGACACCAACGATATGCGGTTCTCGTCGCCGGCCGGGTTCGCCAATGGTGACGAGTTCTATGCGCACCTGCGCGATGCCTTCGACGTGCTCTACGCCGAAGGTGTTGCCGGACAGGCGAAGATGTTGTCCGTGGGTCTGCACTGCCGGCTGGTCGGCCGGCCCGCCCGGGCCGCGGCGCTGCAGCGGTTCCTGGACCACGTGCAGTCACAC
It includes:
- the puuE gene encoding allantoinase PuuE, whose product is MTYPRDLIGYGRHTPDPRWPGGAAIAVQFVLNYEEGAENSILDGDPASETFLSEITPAEAFGNRHMSMESMYEYGSRAGLWRILRIFEQRGLPLTIFAVSRAMQRNPEAVAAFSELGHEIACHGLRWKSYQLIGEDTERAHMAEAIQILTELTGSAPLGWYTGRDSPHTRELVVEHGGFAYDSDSYADDLPYWVKVRDTDHLVVPYTLDTNDMRFSSPAGFANGDEFYAHLRDAFDVLYAEGVAGQAKMLSVGLHCRLVGRPARAAALQRFLDHVQSHDRVWVARRIEIAEHWRAVHPAPVA